In one window of Bradyrhizobium sp. AZCC 1721 DNA:
- a CDS encoding PspA/IM30 family protein, whose translation MFKTVLTLFRGSVAAAGEELEDRAALLILDQQMRDAAAAVERSKRSLALAIAGDQQEGRRLDATNARIADLEVRATAALDGGREDLAREAAQAIANLEADRDAAMTARTLFASEITRMKRQVANAEARITELDRGRRIARASEAVRALRRGGVEAARPYESTLPEAENTLKRLRERQIEAQAAADALIELDAATGPQATAEKLAEQGFGPRLKSTADDVLARLNAKRTQAA comes from the coding sequence ATGTTCAAAACTGTTTTGACGCTTTTCCGGGGCAGCGTGGCTGCCGCGGGAGAAGAACTGGAAGACCGCGCGGCGCTGCTCATTCTCGACCAGCAGATGCGCGACGCCGCCGCGGCGGTCGAACGTTCCAAGCGCTCGCTGGCGCTGGCGATCGCGGGCGACCAGCAGGAGGGTCGCCGTCTCGACGCTACCAACGCCCGTATCGCCGATCTCGAAGTCCGCGCCACCGCCGCGCTCGATGGCGGAAGGGAAGACCTCGCCCGCGAAGCGGCGCAGGCAATCGCCAATCTCGAGGCCGACCGCGATGCCGCGATGACCGCGCGGACGCTGTTTGCGTCTGAAATCACGCGCATGAAGCGCCAGGTCGCCAACGCCGAGGCGCGGATTACCGAGCTTGATCGCGGCCGTCGCATCGCTCGCGCGTCGGAAGCAGTTCGCGCGCTGCGAAGGGGCGGCGTCGAAGCCGCGCGCCCTTACGAATCCACGCTGCCGGAAGCGGAGAACACGCTCAAGCGGCTGCGTGAGCGCCAGATCGAGGCCCAGGCCGCCGCCGATGCCTTGATCGAGCTCGATGCCGCCACCGGACCGCAGGCGACTGCCGAAAAGCTCGCCGAACAGGGCTTTGGGCCACGCCTGAAATCAACCGCGGACGACGTGCTCGCGCGTTTGAACGCCAAACGCACGCAAGCTGCCTGA
- a CDS encoding YiaA/YiaB family inner membrane protein, translating to MNQNVQPHSGAWVTFTYISFAASAFMVAVGVFFLPLDLWIKGYLAMGIVMLVQSCVTLTKTVRDMHESGKLVNRIEDAKAERLLMEVSKAA from the coding sequence ATGAACCAGAACGTCCAACCCCACAGCGGTGCCTGGGTTACCTTCACCTACATTTCGTTCGCTGCCTCGGCCTTCATGGTCGCCGTCGGCGTGTTCTTCCTGCCGCTCGATCTCTGGATCAAGGGCTATCTCGCAATGGGCATCGTCATGCTGGTGCAGTCCTGCGTCACCCTGACCAAGACCGTGCGCGACATGCACGAAAGCGGCAAGCTGGTGAACCGCATCGAAGATGCCAAGGCAGAACGGCTGCTGATGGAAGTTTCCAAAGCCGCGTAA